A section of the Elizabethkingia anophelis R26 genome encodes:
- the rpmD gene encoding 50S ribosomal protein L30 — protein sequence MAKIAIKQVRSAIGRTKNQKLTLEALGLKKLQQVVEHEATPAILGMVATVSHLVEVQEK from the coding sequence ATGGCAAAAATCGCAATCAAACAAGTAAGAAGTGCTATTGGTAGAACAAAAAACCAAAAGCTAACACTAGAAGCATTAGGCTTGAAGAAACTACAACAAGTTGTAGAACATGAGGCTACACCAGCTATCTTAGGAATGGTAGCAACCGTAAGCCACTTAGTTGAAGTTCAGGAAAAATAG
- a CDS encoding DUF3472 domain-containing protein codes for MITKLTQLVISGCLLYAGLTSAQTLEIPLAGNAFITQKAPDATTTISREGLTKWNSTGSIASTYFRVDHPGQLILGVKAKSGTSGNSTLKVSLNGVSKNVTINSSAFSDYNVGTFNISKPGYIKVDIQGTTKNNNTFGEISHITATGDAVSGKNIFSNDPAYYYWSRRGPSCHLGYTLPTTEDINYFYNEVTIPKGEDKIGSYFMANGFGEGYFGMQVNSETERRILFSVWSPFKTDNPKEIPDDHKITLNKVGQQVKTGEFGNEGSGGQSYMKYNWSAGKTYKFLLKGQPDNKGNTDYTAWFFAPESKEWKLVASWKRPQTNTYLKGFYSFVENFNPENGYMHRKAEFKNQWIRTVSGKWLPVSSAKFSVDATYKAQQRIDAMGGTNGKSFFLANGGFFNTIITPGTLFSVQTPKQAPVIDFVKLP; via the coding sequence ATGATAACAAAACTTACCCAATTAGTCATTTCGGGCTGTTTGCTCTATGCAGGATTAACTTCTGCACAAACATTAGAAATTCCCTTGGCAGGAAACGCATTCATCACACAAAAAGCTCCTGATGCTACAACGACAATCTCAAGAGAAGGATTAACGAAATGGAATAGTACAGGAAGTATTGCAAGTACTTATTTCAGAGTAGACCACCCCGGACAACTCATATTAGGGGTTAAAGCTAAATCCGGGACATCAGGCAACAGTACTTTAAAAGTTAGCCTTAATGGAGTTTCAAAAAATGTAACAATCAACTCTTCTGCTTTTTCGGACTACAATGTGGGTACATTTAATATTAGTAAACCCGGGTATATAAAGGTAGATATCCAAGGTACAACTAAGAACAATAATACATTTGGTGAAATTTCACACATCACCGCTACAGGTGACGCCGTTTCCGGCAAAAATATATTCAGCAATGATCCTGCTTATTATTATTGGTCGCGAAGAGGTCCTTCCTGCCATTTAGGATACACCCTACCCACCACCGAAGACATCAACTATTTTTATAACGAAGTAACTATCCCGAAAGGCGAAGATAAAATTGGTTCTTACTTTATGGCTAATGGTTTTGGCGAAGGTTATTTTGGAATGCAGGTAAACTCTGAAACCGAAAGAAGAATCCTTTTCTCAGTATGGAGTCCTTTTAAAACAGACAATCCAAAAGAAATACCGGACGATCATAAAATAACATTGAACAAAGTTGGACAACAGGTAAAAACAGGAGAGTTCGGAAACGAAGGCTCTGGTGGACAGAGCTATATGAAGTATAACTGGAGCGCAGGTAAGACTTATAAATTCTTACTCAAAGGACAACCGGACAATAAAGGGAATACAGATTATACAGCATGGTTCTTTGCTCCTGAAAGTAAAGAATGGAAACTTGTCGCAAGTTGGAAAAGACCACAAACCAATACCTACCTGAAGGGCTTCTATAGTTTTGTTGAAAATTTCAATCCGGAAAATGGCTACATGCATCGTAAAGCTGAATTTAAAAACCAGTGGATAAGAACAGTCTCAGGAAAATGGCTTCCTGTGTCTTCAGCCAAATTTTCAGTAGACGCTACTTATAAAGCTCAGCAGCGAATAGATGCTATGGGCGGAACAAATGGAAAATCCTTCTTCCTTGCCAACGGAGGATTCTTTAATACAATTATTACTCCTGGTACGCTATTCTCTGTACAAACACCTAAACAAGCTCCTGTCATCGATTTTGTAAAACTTCCATAA
- the rplD gene encoding 50S ribosomal protein L4, with protein sequence MELVVLNTSGKETGRTVAFDETVFGIEPNQHAVYLEVKQYLAAQRQGTHKSKERSEITASTRKLKKQKGSGSARYGDIKSPTFKGGGRVFGPKPRDYRFKLNKAIKRLAKKSVLSQKMRDNSIKVLENLSFDAPKTKEFINLLNALELNGKKSLFIIPEANKNVYLSSRNLPKTRVLNYNEISSYDLVNAGEIVFLEGAVEKFQENLKK encoded by the coding sequence ATGGAACTAGTAGTATTAAATACATCAGGAAAAGAAACCGGAAGAACAGTAGCGTTCGACGAAACAGTATTCGGAATCGAGCCTAACCAGCACGCGGTTTACTTAGAGGTTAAACAATATCTTGCTGCACAAAGACAAGGTACTCATAAATCAAAAGAAAGAAGCGAAATTACTGCTTCTACAAGAAAGCTTAAGAAGCAAAAAGGATCTGGTTCTGCACGTTATGGTGATATTAAATCTCCAACTTTCAAAGGAGGGGGTAGAGTATTCGGTCCAAAACCAAGAGACTACCGTTTCAAGTTAAATAAAGCTATCAAAAGATTAGCTAAGAAATCTGTTCTTTCTCAGAAAATGAGAGATAACAGCATTAAAGTTTTAGAGAATTTAAGTTTCGACGCTCCTAAAACTAAAGAATTCATCAACTTGTTGAATGCTTTAGAATTAAACGGTAAAAAGTCGTTATTTATCATTCCTGAAGCTAACAAGAATGTATATTTATCTTCAAGAAACTTACCTAAAACTAGAGTGTTGAACTATAACGAAATTAGTTCTTACGACTTAGTAAATGCAGGTGAGATTGTATTCTTAGAAGGTGCTGTAGAAAAATTTCAGGAAAACTTAAAGAAATAA
- the rplV gene encoding 50S ribosomal protein L22, protein MGKRKQDSALARKAANMDVVKASLNDCPSSPRKMRLVADIIRGEQVDKALYILKYSKKEASNKLEKLLLSAIANWQVKNEGQDIEEANLFVKEIFVDSARQLKRLRPAPQGRGYRIRKRSNHVTLILGNKTDNQ, encoded by the coding sequence ATGGGAAAAAGAAAACAAGATAGTGCTTTAGCAAGAAAAGCTGCAAATATGGACGTTGTAAAGGCATCATTAAACGATTGCCCTTCATCTCCTAGAAAAATGAGATTAGTTGCTGACATCATCAGAGGTGAGCAAGTAGATAAAGCTTTATATATCCTTAAATATTCTAAGAAAGAAGCTTCTAACAAATTAGAAAAATTACTTCTTTCTGCAATTGCTAACTGGCAAGTGAAAAACGAAGGACAGGATATTGAAGAAGCAAATCTTTTTGTAAAAGAGATTTTCGTTGATAGCGCAAGACAATTAAAGAGATTACGTCCAGCTCCGCAAGGAAGAGGTTACAGAATCCGTAAGAGATCTAACCACGTAACTTTAATTTTAGGTAACAAAACAGATAATCAATAA
- the rplE gene encoding 50S ribosomal protein L5 codes for MEYIVRPKKLYKEKIVPAMMEEFGYKSVMQVPKLLKIVVSQGLGAATADKKIVDYAVEELTAITGQKAVGTISKKDEASFKLRKGMPIGARVTLRADMMYEFLDRLTSSALPRIRDFNGIKADGFDGRGNYNLGITEQIIFPEIVIDKVKKIQGMDITFVTSASTDKEAKALLTHFGLPFKKN; via the coding sequence ATGGAATACATAGTAAGACCTAAAAAATTATATAAAGAGAAAATTGTTCCTGCAATGATGGAAGAATTTGGGTACAAATCTGTTATGCAGGTACCTAAATTACTTAAAATTGTAGTGAGCCAAGGTTTAGGAGCAGCAACAGCTGACAAGAAAATTGTTGACTATGCTGTAGAAGAGCTAACCGCAATCACTGGTCAAAAAGCAGTTGGAACTATTTCTAAAAAGGATGAGGCTTCATTCAAATTAAGAAAAGGTATGCCAATCGGAGCAAGAGTAACACTAAGAGCAGACATGATGTATGAATTCTTAGACAGACTTACCTCTTCTGCATTACCACGTATCAGAGATTTCAACGGAATTAAAGCTGACGGTTTTGATGGTAGAGGTAACTACAACTTGGGTATCACTGAACAAATCATCTTCCCAGAGATCGTGATTGACAAAGTGAAAAAAATCCAAGGTATGGATATCACTTTCGTAACATCTGCTAGTACAGATAAAGAAGCTAAAGCGCTTTTAACTCACTTCGGTTTACCTTTCAAAAAGAACTAA
- the rplX gene encoding 50S ribosomal protein L24: MTKLKIKRGDNVIVTTGRKEIKGKVGEVIEIIKDKNRAVVAGLNIVKKHVKPSAQNPQGGIVEKEASIHISNLAIVDPKTGKATKVGYKIEGDKKVRIAKKSGETL; encoded by the coding sequence ATGACAAAGTTAAAAATCAAAAGAGGAGATAATGTAATCGTAACTACAGGCCGTAAAGAAATTAAAGGTAAAGTAGGAGAGGTTATCGAAATTATCAAAGATAAGAACAGAGCCGTAGTAGCAGGTCTTAACATCGTTAAAAAACACGTTAAACCATCTGCACAAAATCCTCAGGGAGGAATCGTGGAAAAAGAAGCTTCTATCCACATTTCTAACCTAGCGATTGTTGACCCTAAAACTGGTAAAGCAACTAAAGTTGGTTACAAAATCGAGGGCGACAAAAAGGTGAGAATTGCTAAGAAATCCGGTGAAACTTTATAA
- the rpsH gene encoding 30S ribosomal protein S8 → MVTDPISDFLTRVRNAQSAGHKVVEIPASKIKKEITKILFDQGYILNFKFEDNAVQGNIKIALKYDKQTNKPAIKSIQRASRPGLRQYKGSEELPRVLNGLGIAIISTSKGVMTDKKARQEKVGGEVICYVY, encoded by the coding sequence ATGGTAACAGATCCAATTTCAGATTTCCTAACAAGAGTAAGGAACGCACAAAGCGCAGGCCACAAAGTGGTGGAAATTCCTGCATCGAAAATCAAAAAAGAGATCACTAAAATTCTTTTTGACCAAGGTTACATCTTAAACTTCAAGTTTGAGGATAACGCTGTTCAAGGGAACATCAAGATCGCTTTAAAATACGATAAGCAAACTAACAAACCTGCTATCAAGTCTATTCAGAGAGCTTCTCGTCCAGGTCTAAGACAATACAAAGGTTCTGAAGAACTTCCAAGAGTATTGAACGGACTTGGTATTGCTATTATCTCTACTTCTAAAGGAGTAATGACAGATAAAAAAGCAAGACAAGAGAAAGTAGGAGGGGAAGTAATTTGCTATGTTTATTAA
- the rplR gene encoding 50S ribosomal protein L18, translated as MALTKVEKRIRIKRRVRGKISGSAELPRLSVFKSNKEIYAQLVDDKSGKTLVAASSREKDLANEKGTKTEISTLVGKKIAEKAIAAGIGSVVFDRNGFVYHGRVKALADGAREGGLKF; from the coding sequence ATGGCATTAACAAAAGTTGAAAAAAGAATCAGAATCAAAAGAAGAGTAAGAGGCAAAATCTCCGGATCTGCTGAATTACCAAGATTATCTGTATTCAAAAGTAATAAAGAAATCTACGCTCAATTAGTAGATGATAAAAGTGGGAAAACTTTAGTAGCAGCTTCTTCTCGTGAGAAAGATCTTGCTAACGAAAAGGGGACTAAAACTGAAATCTCCACACTTGTTGGTAAAAAGATCGCTGAAAAAGCTATCGCTGCAGGTATCGGTTCAGTTGTGTTTGATAGAAATGGTTTCGTGTATCATGGTAGAGTAAAAGCTCTTGCTGATGGTGCCAGAGAAGGTGGACTTAAATTCTAA
- the rplN gene encoding 50S ribosomal protein L14: MLQTESRLKVADNTGAKEVLVIRVLGGTRRRYASVGDKIVVTIKDSTPSGNAKKGQVSKAVVVRTKKAVRRKDGSYISFEDNACVLLNAAGEMRGTRVFGPVARELRDKEYMKVISLAPEVL, from the coding sequence ATGTTACAAACAGAATCAAGATTAAAAGTAGCTGATAACACTGGTGCTAAAGAAGTACTAGTAATCAGAGTTCTGGGAGGTACCAGAAGAAGATATGCTTCAGTTGGTGATAAGATCGTAGTAACTATCAAGGATTCTACACCATCAGGAAATGCTAAAAAAGGACAAGTATCTAAAGCGGTAGTAGTAAGAACTAAGAAAGCTGTTAGAAGAAAAGATGGATCTTACATCTCTTTCGAAGACAATGCTTGTGTATTACTAAACGCTGCAGGAGAAATGAGAGGTACTCGTGTTTTCGGGCCAGTAGCTCGTGAATTGAGAGATAAAGAATATATGAAGGTAATTTCATTAGCTCCTGAAGTTCTTTAA
- the rpsE gene encoding 30S ribosomal protein S5, which translates to MLGLDNIERVKPGGLELTDRLVAVNRVTKVTKGGRAFGFSAIVVVGNEDGVIGYGLGKSKEVASAISKAVEDAKKNLVKVPVINHTIPHQTTARYGGADIFLRPASHGTGLIAGGAVRAVLESAGVHDVLSKSKGSSNPHNVVKATFKALLEIRRPEEIARMRGVSLTKVFNG; encoded by the coding sequence ATGTTAGGACTAGATAATATCGAAAGAGTAAAACCCGGAGGATTAGAATTGACAGATCGCCTCGTGGCTGTTAACAGAGTAACTAAAGTAACTAAAGGTGGTCGTGCGTTTGGATTTTCAGCTATCGTAGTGGTAGGTAATGAAGACGGCGTTATCGGTTATGGCCTTGGTAAGTCTAAAGAAGTTGCTTCTGCAATTTCTAAAGCTGTTGAGGATGCTAAGAAAAATTTAGTAAAAGTACCGGTAATTAACCATACAATCCCTCACCAAACTACAGCTAGATATGGTGGAGCAGACATCTTCTTAAGACCTGCATCTCACGGTACAGGACTTATCGCAGGTGGTGCGGTACGTGCAGTACTAGAATCAGCTGGGGTACATGATGTACTTTCAAAATCTAAAGGATCTTCTAACCCACACAACGTGGTAAAAGCTACTTTCAAAGCTTTATTAGAAATCAGAAGACCTGAAGAAATTGCTAGAATGAGAGGTGTTTCTTTAACAAAAGTGTTTAACGGTTAA
- the rpsS gene encoding 30S ribosomal protein S19: protein MARSLKKGPFIHHTLEKKVQANIESNKKTVIKTWSRASMISPDMVGQTIAVHNGKQFIPVYVTENMVGHKLGEFSPTRSFRGHGGNKNKGSR from the coding sequence ATGGCAAGATCACTTAAGAAAGGGCCTTTCATTCATCATACATTAGAGAAGAAAGTTCAGGCAAATATAGAGTCTAATAAAAAGACTGTAATTAAAACTTGGTCTAGAGCATCTATGATTTCTCCGGACATGGTAGGTCAAACTATCGCAGTACACAACGGGAAGCAATTTATCCCGGTTTATGTTACTGAGAACATGGTAGGACACAAATTAGGAGAGTTTTCACCAACACGCTCATTCAGAGGCCACGGTGGTAATAAAAACAAAGGAAGCAGATAA
- the rplP gene encoding 50S ribosomal protein L16: MLQPRRTKFRKVHKMKMKGDAHRGSQLAYGTFGVKALEGAWITARQIEAARIAATRYMKREGQLWIKIFPDKPITKKPAEVRMGKGKGAVEYWVAVVKPGKIMFEIGGVPYDIAKEALRLAAQKLPVTTKFVVANDFVQPS, translated from the coding sequence ATGTTACAACCAAGAAGAACGAAGTTCCGTAAAGTTCATAAGATGAAAATGAAAGGTGACGCTCACCGAGGTAGTCAACTTGCATACGGTACTTTTGGTGTAAAAGCATTAGAAGGAGCTTGGATTACTGCTAGACAGATCGAAGCTGCGCGTATTGCTGCAACCAGATATATGAAAAGAGAAGGTCAACTATGGATCAAAATCTTCCCGGATAAACCAATTACTAAGAAACCAGCCGAAGTAAGGATGGGTAAAGGTAAAGGTGCCGTGGAATATTGGGTAGCTGTAGTAAAACCAGGTAAAATCATGTTTGAAATCGGTGGAGTTCCTTACGATATCGCTAAAGAAGCTCTTAGATTAGCTGCTCAGAAATTACCTGTGACAACTAAGTTCGTAGTTGCTAACGATTTTGTTCAACCTTCTTAA
- the rplC gene encoding 50S ribosomal protein L3 yields the protein MSGIIGKKIGMTSLFNEEGKNIPCTVIQAGPCSVLQVRTIEKDGYKSVQLGFDDKSEKNVSKALAGHFKKAGSTPKAKLVEFYREFVDEVKVGEEVTVNLFAEGEFVDVTGTSKGKGFQGVVKRHNFGGVMQASHGQHNRLRAPGSIGAGSDPSRVFKGMRMAGRMGGKQVTVQNLQVLKVDEEQNLLVVKGAIPGAKNSYVIIRKWN from the coding sequence ATGTCAGGTATTATCGGTAAAAAAATCGGAATGACATCTTTGTTTAACGAAGAAGGAAAAAATATTCCTTGTACAGTTATTCAAGCTGGTCCATGTTCGGTTTTACAGGTCAGAACCATTGAAAAGGACGGGTACAAATCTGTTCAGTTAGGTTTCGATGACAAGAGTGAGAAGAACGTTTCTAAAGCGTTAGCTGGTCATTTTAAAAAGGCTGGTTCAACTCCTAAAGCTAAGTTGGTTGAATTCTACAGAGAGTTCGTTGATGAAGTAAAAGTAGGAGAAGAAGTAACTGTAAATTTATTTGCAGAAGGAGAGTTTGTAGACGTAACAGGTACGTCTAAAGGTAAAGGCTTCCAGGGTGTTGTTAAAAGACACAACTTTGGTGGTGTAATGCAGGCTTCACACGGTCAGCATAACAGATTAAGAGCTCCGGGTTCTATCGGTGCTGGATCTGACCCTTCAAGAGTATTCAAGGGTATGCGTATGGCTGGGAGAATGGGAGGTAAGCAGGTAACTGTACAAAACCTTCAGGTGTTAAAAGTAGATGAAGAGCAAAATCTTTTAGTAGTAAAAGGTGCTATTCCGGGGGCTAAAAATTCTTATGTAATTATCAGAAAATGGAACTAG
- the rplF gene encoding 50S ribosomal protein L6 has translation MSRIGHAIIEIPAGVTITEKDGFVTVKGPKGELTQELTSGITLEQNEGKLNVNRPSDSKQHKALHGLYRALINNMVVGTSEGFTKKLELVGVGYRASNQGQRLELALGFSHGIVLDLPSEVQVETLTEKGKNPIITLSSYDKQLLGMVAAKIRSFRKPEPYKGKGVRFVGENVRRKAGKSA, from the coding sequence ATGTCAAGAATTGGTCATGCAATTATAGAAATTCCTGCTGGGGTAACCATTACTGAAAAAGACGGTTTCGTTACAGTAAAAGGGCCTAAAGGCGAGTTAACTCAAGAGCTTACAAGCGGGATCACTTTAGAACAAAATGAAGGTAAACTTAACGTTAACCGTCCATCAGATTCTAAGCAGCACAAAGCCCTTCACGGTCTTTACAGAGCCTTAATCAATAACATGGTTGTAGGTACATCTGAAGGCTTTACAAAAAAACTAGAGTTGGTAGGGGTAGGTTACAGAGCTTCTAACCAAGGTCAGAGATTAGAGTTAGCATTAGGTTTCTCTCACGGTATCGTGTTAGATCTTCCAAGTGAAGTACAAGTAGAAACGCTAACTGAGAAAGGTAAAAACCCTATTATTACGTTGTCTTCTTACGATAAGCAATTATTAGGGATGGTAGCGGCAAAAATCCGTTCATTCAGAAAGCCTGAACCATACAAAGGTAAAGGTGTTAGATTCGTAGGAGAAAATGTTAGACGTAAAGCCGGTAAATCTGCTTAA
- the rpsC gene encoding 30S ribosomal protein S3 yields the protein MGQKTNPIGNRLGIIRGWDSNWFGGKDFGDKIAEDYKIRRYLEARLAKGGISRIYIERTLKLVTVTITTARPGLIIGKGGQEVDKLKEELKKITKKDIQINIFEIKRPELDAILVAESIAKQIENRISYRRAVKMAISSTMRMGAEGIKVQISGRLNGAEMARSESFKEGRIPLSTFRADIDYHWAEAHTTYGRLGVKVWIMKGEVYGKRELSPLVGQPKKGPSGGGNRGDRENRRPSRDKK from the coding sequence ATGGGACAAAAGACAAATCCAATAGGTAACAGATTAGGGATCATCAGAGGATGGGATTCTAACTGGTTTGGAGGTAAAGATTTTGGTGATAAAATCGCTGAAGATTATAAAATCAGAAGATACCTTGAGGCAAGATTAGCAAAAGGAGGTATCTCTAGAATTTATATCGAGAGAACTCTTAAATTAGTTACTGTAACTATCACTACTGCAAGACCAGGTCTTATCATTGGTAAAGGAGGTCAGGAAGTAGACAAACTAAAAGAAGAGCTTAAGAAGATTACGAAGAAAGATATCCAAATCAATATCTTCGAAATCAAAAGACCAGAACTGGATGCTATCTTGGTAGCAGAAAGTATCGCTAAGCAAATCGAAAACCGTATTTCTTACAGAAGAGCTGTGAAAATGGCTATTTCTTCTACAATGAGAATGGGTGCTGAAGGTATCAAAGTTCAAATCTCTGGTAGATTGAACGGTGCTGAGATGGCAAGAAGCGAATCTTTCAAAGAGGGTAGAATTCCATTATCTACATTCCGTGCAGATATCGACTACCACTGGGCTGAAGCACACACTACTTATGGTAGATTAGGTGTTAAAGTTTGGATCATGAAAGGTGAAGTTTACGGTAAGAGAGAATTATCTCCATTAGTTGGTCAACCTAAGAAAGGACCTTCAGGTGGTGGTAACAGAGGCGACAGAGAAAACAGAAGACCTTCAAGAGATAAAAAATAA
- the rpsQ gene encoding 30S ribosomal protein S17 — MERNLRKERIGVVSSNKMEKTIVVSETMRMKHPMYGKFVLKTKKYTAHDENNECNEGDTVLIQETRPLSKSKRWRLVRIIEKAK; from the coding sequence ATGGAAAGAAATTTAAGAAAAGAAAGAATCGGAGTTGTTTCCAGCAATAAAATGGAAAAAACCATTGTTGTTAGTGAAACAATGAGAATGAAACACCCGATGTATGGAAAATTCGTTTTGAAAACGAAAAAATATACTGCTCACGACGAGAATAACGAATGCAACGAAGGCGATACAGTTTTAATCCAAGAAACTAGACCTTTAAGCAAGAGCAAGAGATGGAGATTAGTAAGAATCATTGAAAAAGCTAAGTAA
- the rplO gene encoding 50S ribosomal protein L15, with the protein MNLNNIQPASGSTHNSKRIGRGQGSGKGGTATKGHKGQKARAGYSQKIGFEGGQMPLQRRLPKFGFKNVNRKEFKGINLDTIQLLIDTKGITGDITKDVLVENKLVSKNDLVKILGRGELKSNVSISADKFTKSAEEAINKAGGKAITL; encoded by the coding sequence ATGAATTTAAATAACATACAACCGGCTTCAGGTTCTACTCACAATTCCAAAAGAATTGGTAGAGGACAAGGTAGCGGTAAAGGAGGTACTGCTACAAAAGGTCACAAAGGTCAAAAGGCCAGAGCTGGTTACTCTCAGAAAATCGGTTTTGAAGGAGGTCAGATGCCTTTGCAGAGAAGACTACCTAAATTCGGTTTCAAAAACGTTAACAGAAAAGAGTTCAAAGGTATCAACTTGGATACTATCCAATTGCTTATCGATACTAAAGGAATCACTGGTGATATCACTAAGGATGTATTAGTAGAGAACAAATTAGTTTCTAAAAACGACTTAGTAAAAATCTTAGGAAGAGGAGAATTGAAATCTAACGTTTCAATCTCTGCTGATAAGTTTACTAAATCAGCTGAAGAAGCGATCAACAAAGCAGGAGGTAAAGCAATTACTCTTTAA
- the rpsN gene encoding 30S ribosomal protein S14, with protein MAKESMKARERKREALVAKYAAKRQALKEAGDYEALQKLPKNASPVRLHNRCKLTGRPRGYMRTFGISRVTFREMANQGLIPGVKKASW; from the coding sequence ATGGCTAAAGAATCAATGAAAGCGCGTGAGCGCAAAAGAGAAGCTTTAGTAGCTAAATATGCTGCTAAAAGACAAGCTTTAAAAGAAGCTGGTGATTACGAAGCATTACAAAAATTACCTAAAAATGCTTCTCCGGTAAGACTACACAACAGATGTAAACTTACTGGAAGACCAAGAGGTTACATGAGAACTTTTGGTATCTCCAGAGTAACTTTCAGAGAAATGGCTAACCAAGGCCTTATCCCTGGAGTTAAAAAAGCAAGTTGGTAA
- the rplW gene encoding 50S ribosomal protein L23, whose translation MSVIIKPIISEKATSQADLSGLYTFLVNTKANKIQVKQAIEEAYGVKVADVRTMIYAPKVSSKYTKKGLQVGKTNKLKKALVQLVEGETIDIFATN comes from the coding sequence ATGTCAGTAATTATTAAACCAATTATATCAGAGAAAGCGACTTCACAAGCTGATCTTAGTGGACTTTATACTTTCTTAGTAAACACTAAGGCTAATAAAATCCAAGTTAAACAAGCTATCGAAGAAGCATATGGTGTAAAAGTAGCAGACGTACGCACAATGATTTATGCGCCTAAAGTTTCTTCTAAATACACTAAAAAAGGATTACAGGTAGGTAAAACCAACAAACTGAAAAAAGCTTTAGTTCAGTTAGTAGAAGGTGAAACTATCGATATTTTCGCAACGAATTAA
- the rplB gene encoding 50S ribosomal protein L2, with the protein MSVRKLKPITPGQRFRIVNNFEEITTNKPEKSLTVGIKKSGGRNNTGKMTMRYTGGGHKKKYRVIDFKRNKFDVEATVKSVEYDPNRTAFIALLEYTDGEKRYIVAPNGIKVDQKVVSGESVAPEVGNAMKLKNIPLGTVISCVEMRPGQGAILARSAGSSAQLTSRDGKYAIIKLPSGESRMILVECMAMIGSVSNSDHQLTVSGKAGRSRWLGRRPRTRAVVMNPVDHPMGGGEGRSSGGHPRSRNGMPAKGYKTRKKNKVSNRYIVSKRK; encoded by the coding sequence ATGTCTGTTAGAAAATTAAAACCTATCACCCCAGGACAGAGATTCAGAATTGTTAACAATTTTGAGGAAATTACTACCAACAAACCAGAGAAGTCTCTAACAGTTGGTATTAAAAAGTCAGGTGGACGTAACAACACAGGTAAAATGACCATGCGTTACACTGGCGGTGGACACAAGAAAAAGTACAGAGTTATCGACTTCAAGAGAAACAAATTCGACGTTGAAGCTACGGTAAAATCTGTAGAGTACGATCCAAACAGAACTGCATTCATCGCTCTATTAGAGTACACAGACGGAGAAAAGAGATATATCGTTGCTCCGAATGGTATCAAAGTAGATCAGAAAGTAGTATCTGGTGAGAGCGTTGCTCCAGAAGTTGGAAATGCAATGAAGTTGAAAAACATTCCTTTAGGTACTGTTATTTCTTGCGTAGAAATGCGTCCTGGTCAAGGAGCTATCTTAGCAAGAAGCGCAGGATCTTCTGCTCAATTGACTTCCAGAGATGGTAAATATGCTATCATTAAATTACCTTCAGGAGAATCAAGAATGATCTTAGTGGAATGTATGGCTATGATCGGATCTGTATCTAACTCTGACCACCAGCTTACCGTATCTGGAAAAGCAGGTAGAAGCAGATGGTTAGGTAGAAGACCAAGAACTAGAGCTGTAGTAATGAACCCAGTAGATCACCCAATGGGTGGTGGTGAAGGACGTTCTTCAGGTGGTCACCCAAGATCTAGAAACGGTATGCCGGCTAAAGGTTATAAGACCAGAAAGAAAAACAAAGTGTCTAACCGTTACATCGTATCTAAAAGAAAATAA
- the rpmC gene encoding 50S ribosomal protein L29, which translates to MKNADIKNLSAEELKSQLAEAQANYTKMKLAHKISPIENPIQIRDLRRNIARLQTELTNKQ; encoded by the coding sequence ATGAAAAACGCTGACATCAAAAATTTAAGCGCAGAGGAGCTAAAAAGCCAATTGGCAGAAGCTCAGGCTAACTATACCAAAATGAAATTGGCTCATAAAATTAGCCCTATCGAAAATCCAATTCAGATTAGAGATTTAAGAAGAAACATCGCAAGACTTCAAACTGAATTAACTAACAAACAATAA